The Pogona vitticeps strain Pit_001003342236 chromosome 3, PviZW2.1, whole genome shotgun sequence genome includes a window with the following:
- the LOC110088024 gene encoding OX-2 membrane glycoprotein isoform X1 — protein MDRLQRDATASDENIASFVMLSFLMFSQKRFQEFSILDFSLLFLSFFLVGAAQVIHKSVQIITAGRNVTLHCQLAGIHDVVQITWQKEHEKTKTNVATYSKAHGSQVLGEYKNNVHLFQSGLQVSAITFHAATFQDEGCYNCIFNTFPLGSITGKTCLRVYALTDVKVNVRRIIDPHNTGSKALEINCSATGKPDPVVTWKDAKHVSAKPKEYVIQHPNETVTVVSSFTHVSSKDVYESPIICVVQHPSLTTAQELILPELGAEENPNIDQETIVKASICVLVSAFLLVLLVYSWKRLSSMHKKQGLPCWVHLSRSNSSGFASSCKSWKCNSWKTVLHSTEIPSDISSQRKPSRHMKDLLDHF, from the exons ATGGACAGATTGCAGAGAGATGCTACAGCCAGTGATGAAAACATTGCCAGTTTTGTGATGCTAAGTTTCTTGATGTTCAGTCAGAAAAGATTCCAAGAATTTAGCATCCTagatttttcccttctttttctttccttttttctggtaGGTGCAGCACAGGTGATTCACAAGTCTGTTCAGATAATCACAGCTGGAAGAAATGTGACTTTGCACTGTCAGCTGGCTGGAATACATGATGTTGTTCAGATCACTTGGCAGAAGGAGCATGAAAAAACCAAGACTAATGTAGCAACATACAGTAAGGCCCATGGGTCTCAAGTGCTGGGTGAATATAAAAATAATGTGCACCTTTTCCAAAGCGGGCTGCAAGTTTCTGCCATCACCTTCCATGCTGCTACATTTCAGGACGAAGGCTGCTACAACTGCATCTTCAACACATTTCCTTTAGGATCCATCACAGGCAAAACATGTCTTAGAGTTTATG CTCTAACAGATGTGAAAGTGAACGTGAGGCGCATAATTGATCCACACAATACAGGAAGCAAAGCGCTAGAAATCAACTGCTCAGCTACTGGGAAACCAGATCCGGTTGTCACCTGGAAGGATGCCAAGCATGTTTCAGCCAAGCCAAAGGAATATGTCATCCAGCACCCAAATGAGACGGTGACTGTTGTCAGCAGTTTCACTCATGTATCATCCAAGGATGTCTATGAATCTCCAATAATCTGCGTTGTTCAACACCCATCTTTAACTACTGCACAAGAATTGATTTTGCCTGAGCTCGGAGCAGAGGAAA ATCCAAACATAGATCAAGAGACTATAGTCAAAGCCAGTATCTGTGTATTGGTGTCTGCATTTCTTCTGGTGTTACTGGTTTACAGCTGGAAGAGATTGAGTTCAATGCATAAAAAACAAGGCCTTCCATGTTGGGTTCATCTTTCAAGAAGCAACAGTTCTGGATTTG CTTCTTCCTGCAAGTCCTGGAAGTGTAATTCATGGAAGACAGTCTTGCATTCAACAGAAATTCCCAGTGATATCTCTTCTCAAAGGAAACCTTCCAGACACATGAAAGATCTTTtagaccatttttaa
- the LOC110088024 gene encoding OX-2 membrane glycoprotein isoform X2: MLYWRDKMIAASLFICIFWTDVTGAAQVIHKSVQIITAGRNVTLHCQLAGIHDVVQITWQKEHEKTKTNVATYSKAHGSQVLGEYKNNVHLFQSGLQVSAITFHAATFQDEGCYNCIFNTFPLGSITGKTCLRVYALTDVKVNVRRIIDPHNTGSKALEINCSATGKPDPVVTWKDAKHVSAKPKEYVIQHPNETVTVVSSFTHVSSKDVYESPIICVVQHPSLTTAQELILPELGAEENPNIDQETIVKASICVLVSAFLLVLLVYSWKRLSSMHKKQGLPCWVHLSRSNSSGFASSCKSWKCNSWKTVLHSTEIPSDISSQRKPSRHMKDLLDHF; encoded by the exons ATGCTATACTGGAGAGACAAAATGATTGCTGCATCTCTTTTCATCTGCATCTTTTGGACTGATGTGACGG GTGCAGCACAGGTGATTCACAAGTCTGTTCAGATAATCACAGCTGGAAGAAATGTGACTTTGCACTGTCAGCTGGCTGGAATACATGATGTTGTTCAGATCACTTGGCAGAAGGAGCATGAAAAAACCAAGACTAATGTAGCAACATACAGTAAGGCCCATGGGTCTCAAGTGCTGGGTGAATATAAAAATAATGTGCACCTTTTCCAAAGCGGGCTGCAAGTTTCTGCCATCACCTTCCATGCTGCTACATTTCAGGACGAAGGCTGCTACAACTGCATCTTCAACACATTTCCTTTAGGATCCATCACAGGCAAAACATGTCTTAGAGTTTATG CTCTAACAGATGTGAAAGTGAACGTGAGGCGCATAATTGATCCACACAATACAGGAAGCAAAGCGCTAGAAATCAACTGCTCAGCTACTGGGAAACCAGATCCGGTTGTCACCTGGAAGGATGCCAAGCATGTTTCAGCCAAGCCAAAGGAATATGTCATCCAGCACCCAAATGAGACGGTGACTGTTGTCAGCAGTTTCACTCATGTATCATCCAAGGATGTCTATGAATCTCCAATAATCTGCGTTGTTCAACACCCATCTTTAACTACTGCACAAGAATTGATTTTGCCTGAGCTCGGAGCAGAGGAAA ATCCAAACATAGATCAAGAGACTATAGTCAAAGCCAGTATCTGTGTATTGGTGTCTGCATTTCTTCTGGTGTTACTGGTTTACAGCTGGAAGAGATTGAGTTCAATGCATAAAAAACAAGGCCTTCCATGTTGGGTTCATCTTTCAAGAAGCAACAGTTCTGGATTTG CTTCTTCCTGCAAGTCCTGGAAGTGTAATTCATGGAAGACAGTCTTGCATTCAACAGAAATTCCCAGTGATATCTCTTCTCAAAGGAAACCTTCCAGACACATGAAAGATCTTTtagaccatttttaa
- the C3H3orf52 gene encoding TPA-induced transmembrane protein, producing MNGHVPLQDAEHIELQIGREDGEDTVTTSDEPLQPQVPSSVQEKGRLKSCSTIVCWKCKLWMVAVSIFFLIIFVIILILIFYPVVYIDEDEFWDPESIANGNRHNFSGMLKIHCAAPQLLLSDLKYDLLSEYLHKRLTDVYSNSPALGRYFISAEVNSISEENGTVSYHLSFSVPSDETEEFMKYRMSKNFLMNVLRQDIYDKEELDGAYISGCTNMTLDPTSISLKQLQADTAGG from the exons ATGAATGGCCACGTTCCTCTACAAGATGCAGAGCACATTGAATTGCAAATAGGAAGGGAAGACGGAGAAGACACTGTGACCACATCAGATGAGCCTCTTCAGCCCCAGGTCCCCAGTTCTGTACAG gagaAAGGCAGATTGAAGTCATGTTCCACGATtgtatgttggaaatgcaaactATGGATGGTTGCTGTGTCCATTTTCTTCTTGATAATCTTtgtgattattttaattttaattttttatccaG TTGTTTACATAGATGAAGATGAGTTTTGGGATCCTGAATCAATAGCAAATGGTAACCGTCATAATTTCTCAGGGATGTTAAAAATCCATTGTGCTGCTCCTCAGCTGCTGCTTTCAGACTTGAAATATGATTTGCTTTCTGAGTACCTCCATAAGAGG CTTACAGACGTATATAGTAATTCACCAGCTCTTGGGCGATATTTTATCTCTGCTGAGGTCAACTCCATCAG TGAAGAAAATGGTACAGTATCTTACCACTTGTCGTTCTCAGTGCCATCTGATGAGACGGAAGAATTCATGAAATATAGAATGAGTAAAAACTTTCTGATGAATGTTTTAAGGCAAGATATTTATGACAAGGAGGAATTAGATGGTGCGTACATATCTGGATGTACAAACATGACACTTGATCCAACATCTATTTCATTAAAAC AATTACAGGCTGACACTGCAGGAGGATGA